Genomic window (Dolosigranulum savutiense):
ATTCACTACCATCGAAGTCTTCTTCCAACTCGAACTCCGCAATCCACCCTTCATCTTCTGGTGAATCGTTCACTAATTCTGGTTCATCTTCTAGTTGTTCATTAACCGCAACTACGTGTCCAGCTGCTGGAATGAAGATTTCTGAAGTAGACTTAACTGACTCTACCATCGCAAAATCTTCTCCCGCCTCGAATTCATCATCTTCGAACGGTAATTCCACGAACACAACGTCACCCATCTCATCTTGCGCATGGTCGGTAATTCCAATACGAATGCGTTTCGCCTCTAACACTTCAATCCATTCGTGTTCCTCTGTAAAAAATCGCTTGTTCGCCATGATACCCATTCCTTTCTTAGTTATGTTATCAGTTGTCTACTTTTATCATTTATCGCTTTAGCCAATCTTTTTTCGTAATAATCCCTGGAATAGTTCGGCGCCGCACTTTGAATTCAACTTCCGTTCCGATTGGTGCTTTTTTCCGATCAACAATTGCCATACCGATTGCCTTATCCAAGGTTGGTGATTTTGTCCCCGAGGTGACTTCCCCGATTTCCTCGCCATCAAGTAAGACTTTAGCCCCTTCACGAACGATGCCTTTGCCGGTCACATCGAACCCTCGCGATACGCGTTCAGACTTTTCTTCACCATTGATTTCTTTTAGCCCCTCTTGACCGATGAAAGCTTGTTCCTTATTCAACTTCACGAAGAAACCAATTCCACCAGTTAATGGATCGATCTCTTCATTAAACTCGTGACCATAAAGTGGTAAGCCCGCTTCCAATCGCAACGTATCACGCGCACCGAGTCCGCATTCTTGCAACCCGAACGCTTTGCCTGCTTCTAACAATAACTTCCAAACTTCCTCTAACATCTCGCCTGGTACATAGATCTCAAACCCATCTTCTCCAGTATAGCCAGTCCGTGACACTAAGACCGTCTCTACATCACCTACTTGCACAGCTGGCTTGAAGCGGTAGAACTTAATCTCACTCAAATCCGTATCCGTCACCTTACTCAAGACAGCTTCCGCATCAGGCCCTTGTAGCGCAATTAAACCAGTATTATCTGACTGATCATCAATCTCCACCGACCCATCATTATGGTCTTGCAACCACTTCAACACCTTGTCCTTATTCGAAGCATTCGGTGTCACATAATACTTATCTTCAGCAAATTTAAAGAAAATCAAGTCATCAATCATCCCGCCATCTTCATAAGTTAGCGCCGTATATTGACATTGATTCACGGACAGCTTCGT
Coding sequences:
- the gcvH gene encoding glycine cleavage system protein GcvH; the encoded protein is MANKRFFTEEHEWIEVLEAKRIRIGITDHAQDEMGDVVFVELPFEDDEFEAGEDFAMVESVKSTSEIFIPAAGHVVAVNEQLEDEPELVNDSPEDEGWIAEFELEEDFDGSELMDRAAYDEYLDTL
- the gcvT gene encoding glycine cleavage system aminomethyltransferase GcvT, whose protein sequence is MTDELKKTPLYEYNVSRDLKLIDFGGWALPVKYTNIQEEHHAVREKVGMFDVSHMGEIFITGEIFITGEKATEWINGLITNDLTKLSVNQCQYTALTYEDGGMIDDLIFFKFAEDKYYVTPNASNKDKVLKWLQDHNDGSVEIDDQSDNTGLIALQGPDAEAVLSKVTDTDLSEIKFYRFKPAVQVGDVETVLVSRTGYTGEDGFEIYVPGEMLEEVWKLLLEAGKAFGLQECGLGARDTLRLEAGLPLYGHEFNEEIDPLTGGIGFFVKLNKEQAFIGQEGLKEINGEEKSERVSRGFDVTGKGIVREGAKVLLDGEEIGEVTSGTKSPTLDKAIGMAIVDRKKAPIGTEVEFKVRRRTIPGIITKKDWLKR